The Hymenobacter sp. GOD-10R genome includes a window with the following:
- a CDS encoding formylglycine-generating enzyme family protein: MGTPDSEEGRSEVEGPVKKITIRQFAAGKYDVTRGQWEVFVNATHRPVVTGCAFSGFEDASRKAWDANPDASWQHLGFPQDKTHPAVCLTWDDAQDYVKWLSQKTGHTYRLLTEAEWEFSARAGSNTPYPWGAVASHELANYGADSGWVGAAVGRDKWLGTSPVGSFPPNAFGLYDMQGNVLQYVEDSFSPTVAQIPSDGSAYKEDVVLHMTGRLTFMNGKKSSESRMVRGGDWGDPPLMLRSGFRNWAPGRGFTLQNYRSGGVEFRVARDL; encoded by the coding sequence ATGGGCACTCCTGATAGCGAAGAGGGAAGGTCTGAGGTGGAAGGGCCGGTTAAGAAAATAACCATCAGGCAATTCGCTGCTGGTAAATACGACGTTACCCGAGGTCAGTGGGAAGTATTTGTAAATGCTACTCATCGACCGGTCGTTACGGGGTGTGCCTTCAGTGGTTTTGAAGATGCGAGCCGCAAAGCCTGGGATGCCAACCCCGATGCATCATGGCAACATCTCGGCTTCCCACAAGACAAGACGCACCCTGCTGTTTGCCTAACCTGGGATGACGCGCAGGACTACGTGAAATGGCTGAGCCAAAAAACAGGACATACTTACCGCTTATTAACGGAAGCTGAATGGGAATTTTCGGCTCGTGCCGGCTCGAATACACCTTATCCCTGGGGAGCAGTAGCCAGTCATGAACTTGCTAATTATGGCGCTGACTCCGGCTGGGTAGGAGCAGCCGTGGGGCGGGATAAGTGGCTAGGCACTTCACCGGTAGGGTCTTTTCCGCCGAACGCCTTTGGCCTGTACGACATGCAGGGAAATGTATTGCAGTATGTAGAAGACTCTTTTTCACCTACTGTTGCTCAAATACCGTCTGATGGGTCTGCTTATAAAGAAGATGTCGTTTTGCACATGACGGGAAGGCTTACTTTTATGAACGGCAAAAAATCCAGTGAAAGCCGGATGGTAAGAGGTGGCGACTGGGGAGATCCGCCGCTCATGCTTCGTTCAGGGTTCCGCAACTGGGCGCCCGGACGTGGATTCACCCTACAGAACTACCGTAGCGGAGGTGTGGAATTCCGCGTAGCGAGAGATCTGTAG
- a CDS encoding SDR family oxidoreductase: MKILLTGANGYIGQRLLPLLVEAEHEVICLVRDPRRFELPERLRARVTVAQGDLLQPDSLRDLPRDLDAAYYLVHSMSGNDKNFVQSEQDSAQNFVDYLDQTTAKQVIYLSGIVNDQGLSAHLRSRKAVESVLEKAEKASLTVLRASIIIGSGSASFEIIRDLVEKLPVMVTPRWLNSRCQPIGIRDVMFYLTAVLDNPDCLDKKFDIGGPDVLTYKQMLLGLAEVRGYRRYIITVPVLTPRLSSWWLFLVTRTTFSLAQSLVESLRNDTVADPQRSIRSVVPHECMSYRAALELAYSRIEQNEVISSWSDALSSGVIQKNYMDFVQIPQHGVLTNRQVLNFTRDPNEVLRNVWSIGGERGWYKVDWLWRIRGLMDKFVGGVGLRRGRRSPTKLRAGDPLDFWRVLVADRSSRRLLLYAEMKLPGEAWLQFRITDNGDGSHRLEQLAAFRPQGIAGRLYWYSLVPFHFIIFRGMIENIVQYGEVVPVLGSQPAPAGI, encoded by the coding sequence ATGAAAATCCTGCTCACCGGTGCTAATGGCTACATCGGCCAACGCCTGCTTCCGCTGCTAGTAGAGGCCGAACACGAGGTCATTTGTCTGGTGCGCGACCCGCGCCGCTTCGAGTTGCCTGAGCGCCTCCGTGCCCGCGTGACGGTAGCACAAGGCGACTTACTCCAACCCGACTCCCTCCGCGACCTGCCCCGCGACCTAGATGCTGCCTACTACCTGGTGCACTCGATGAGCGGCAACGACAAAAACTTTGTGCAATCGGAACAAGATTCAGCGCAGAATTTCGTCGATTACCTCGATCAGACTACCGCCAAGCAGGTTATTTACCTGAGCGGCATCGTAAACGACCAAGGGCTTTCGGCGCACTTACGCTCGCGCAAAGCGGTGGAATCGGTGCTGGAGAAAGCGGAAAAAGCTAGCCTCACGGTGCTGCGCGCCAGCATTATCATTGGCTCCGGCTCGGCGTCGTTCGAGATTATTCGGGATTTGGTGGAAAAGCTGCCGGTGATGGTTACGCCGCGCTGGCTCAACTCGCGTTGCCAACCCATTGGCATTCGCGACGTTATGTTTTACCTCACCGCGGTACTCGACAACCCCGACTGCCTGGACAAGAAATTCGACATCGGCGGGCCAGATGTGCTGACCTACAAACAGATGCTGCTTGGGTTAGCTGAGGTGCGCGGCTACCGGCGCTACATCATCACGGTGCCCGTGCTTACGCCGCGGCTTTCGTCGTGGTGGCTGTTCTTGGTAACGCGCACTACCTTTTCGCTCGCCCAAAGCTTAGTAGAGAGCTTGCGCAACGACACCGTGGCCGACCCGCAGCGGAGCATTCGGTCGGTAGTGCCGCACGAGTGCATGAGCTACCGCGCCGCGTTGGAGCTAGCTTACTCACGGATCGAGCAGAACGAGGTGATTAGCAGCTGGAGCGATGCCCTGAGCAGCGGCGTTATCCAGAAGAACTATATGGACTTCGTGCAGATCCCGCAACACGGAGTACTCACCAATCGCCAAGTGCTCAACTTCACCCGCGACCCCAATGAGGTGCTGCGCAACGTGTGGAGCATCGGCGGCGAACGGGGCTGGTATAAAGTCGATTGGCTCTGGCGCATCCGTGGACTGATGGACAAGTTTGTGGGCGGCGTAGGCCTGCGCCGCGGCCGCCGCTCCCCCACCAAGCTACGCGCCGGCGACCCCCTCGACTTTTGGCGTGTGCTCGTGGCCGACCGAAGCAGCCGGCGCTTGCTGCTTTACGCTGAGATGAAATTACCCGGCGAGGCCTGGCTGCAATTTCGCATCACCGATAACGGAGACGGAAGTCACCGATTAGAGCAGCTAGCTGCCTTCCGGCCACAGGGGATTGCAGGTCGTCTTTATTGGTACTCGCTCGTGCCGTTTCACTTCATCATCTTCCGGGGCATGATCGAGAACATTGTGCAGTATGGCGAGGTGGTACCGGTGCTAGGTTCTCAGCCAGCCCCAGCAGGAATATAG